From Aspergillus chevalieri M1 DNA, chromosome 4, nearly complete sequence, a single genomic window includes:
- the URA7 gene encoding putative CTP synthase (BUSCO:EOG092620EL;~COG:F;~EggNog:ENOG410PI55;~InterPro:IPR017456,IPR027417,IPR029062,IPR017926, IPR004468,IPR033828;~MEROPS:MER0437468;~PFAM:PF07722,PF00117,PF06418;~go_function: GO:0003883 - CTP synthase activity [Evidence IEA];~go_process: GO:0006221 - pyrimidine nucleotide biosynthetic process [Evidence IEA];~go_process: GO:0006241 - CTP biosynthetic process [Evidence IEA]) — translation MKYILVSGGVISGVGKGIIASSCGLLLKTLGLTVSSIKVDPYLNIDAGLMSPIEHGEVYVLDDGGEVDLDLGNYERYLNITLSRDQNVTTGKIYQHVIERERRGDYLGKTVQIVPHLTDAIQDWIERVARIPVDNSGREPDVCIVELGGTVGDIESAPFIEAMSQLQRRAGQHNFLQIHVSYTPLIGSEQKTKPTQRAISDVRSAGLRPDLIACRCETPLAESTIQKIANSCQVERDQVVGVHNVSTTYMVPILLESQGFLNTLSRILEVHTIPKHPKLVDYGKAIWQDWQGLATSQDQILGTVTIALVGKYTSLHDSYLSVSKALEHAAMHCKKKLDLLWIDASNLEEGTQETAPAEYYKAWHAVSTANGILVPGGFGTRGTEGMMKAARWARMNNIPYLGVCLGMQLAVVEYAQNVCGMEKASSAEFDETCEQPIVVYMPEVDKTKMGATMRLGKRRTVFQPGTEWSRIRKLYGEKKDIWERHRHRYEVNPEMVETLENAGLHFVGKDETAQRMEIVELKDHKWYVGVQFHPEYLSRVLAPSKTFLGFFAAAAGCLEGITAVFKDRHDLSHQGVEIAPADATAESESA, via the exons ATGAAGTATATTCTTGTTTCGGGAG GTGTTATCTCCGGCGTGGGAAAGGGCATTATTGCCTCGAGCTGTGGTCTTTTGTTGAAGACTTTGGGTCTTACTGTGTCGAGTATCAAGGTCGATCCTTATCTGAACATCGATGCCGGTCTTATGTC GCCGATCGA GCACGGTGAAGTCTACGTCCTCGACGACGGCGGCGAAGTTGACCTAGATCTCGGAAACTATGAGCGTTACCTCAATATCACCCTCTCACGCGACCAGAACGTCACCACCGGCAAGATCTATCAGCACGTTATTGAGCGTGAGCGTCGCGGTGACTATCTTGGAAAGACTGTTCAGATTGTGCCGCACTTGACGGACGCTATTCAAGATTGGATTGAGCGTGTCGCGCGGATTCCAGTGGATAACTCGGGTCGGGAGCCCGATGTTTGTATTG TTGAGCTGGGTGGCACGGTTGGTGATATTGAGAGTGCTCCGTTTATTGAGGCCATGAGCCAGCTTCAGCGACGCGCTGGACAGCACAATTTCCTTCAGATTCACGTCAGCTATACACCGCTGATTGGTTCAGAGCAGA AGACGAAGCCGACGCAAAGGGCTATCAGCGATGTCCGCAGTGCTGGTCTTCGGCCTGACCTGATTGCCTGCCGTTGCGAGACTCCTCTTGCTGAGAGCACTATTCAGAAGATCGCCAACTCATGCCAGGTCGAGCGGGATCAGGTTGTTGGTGTGCACAACGTTTCGACCACCTACATGgttcccatccttcttgaAAGCCAAGGGTTCCTCAATACCCTCAGTCGCATCCTCGAAGTTCACACTATTCCCAAACACCCCAAGCTTGTGGACTACGGCAAGGCCATCTGGCAGGACTGGCAGGGGCTTGCTACAAGCCAGGACCAGATCCTTGGAACAGTAACGATTGCCCTTGTCGGCAAGTACACCAGCCTCCACGACTCCTATCTCAGTGTTAGCAAGGCGTTGGAACATGCCGCCATGCACTGCAAGAAGAAATTGGATCTGCTCTGGATCGACGCCTCCAACCTTGAAGAGGGTACCCAGGAGACTGCCCCGGCCGAGTACTACAAGGCATGGCACGCGGTCTCCACCGCCAACGGCATTCTCGTCCCCGGTGGGTTCGGCACCCGCGGGACAGAGGGTATGATGAAGGCCGCCCGCTGGGCCCGTATGAACAACATCCCCTATCTCGGAGTCTGCCTGGGCATGCAACTCGCCGTGGTGGAATACGCCCAGAACGTCTGCGGCATGGAGAAGGCCTCCAGCGCCGAATTCGACGAAACCTGCGAGCAGCCCATCGTTGTGTACATGCCCGAAGTCGACAAGACCAAGATGGGCGCGACGATGCGTCTGGGCAAGCGCCGCACCGTCTTTCAGCCCGGCACCGAATGGTCGCGCATCCGCAAGCTGTACggcgagaagaaggacatCTGGGAGCGCCACCGCCACCGCTACGAGGTCAACCCAGAGATGGTGGAGACCTTGGAGAATGCTGGCCTGCACTTTGTTGGAAAAGACGAGACAGCCCAGCGAATGGAGATTGTCGAGCTGAAGGACCACAAGTGGTACGTCGGTGTGCAGTTCCACCCGGAGTACCTGAGCCGTGTCCTTGCGCCTAGCAAGACGTTCCTTGGTttctttgctgctgctgctgggtgTTTGGAGGGTATTACTGCTGTGTTCAAGGACCGTCATGATCTTAGCCACCAGGGCGTTGAAATTGCGCCGGCGGATGCGACGGCGGAATCTGAGTCTGCTTAG